The genomic DNA CATTCCATGTCTAAAATGAAAGGTGAGAAAATGTTTATGTCTATCAAGATCAATATGGAGAAAgcatatcaacttaactcaaaaTCCAAAGAAAATTACCTAGAGGATTGTAAGTTCCCAGCAAAGCTTATTTTGATGATTCATCATTGTATTTCATTCACCGCCTATAAAATATTGTGGAATGGTGAGAAATCATaaatttctatttcttttaGAGGTATAAGACAAGGAGATCTAATCTCTCATTTATTTGTCATTTGTATGGAAAGGCTTTCGCATATTATGTTGACCAGGTTGAGACGGAGCACTTGTGTGCTGCTAGGTACGGTGCCAAAATATCTCAccttatttttgttgatgagATAGAGAAAATTCAATGTGGGTTTCTTTGGGGAGATATTGAGCATAAGCGCAGAAAGCTCGCCTGGTGAATTGGGATGCTTGTTGCCAACCAAGGACAAAGAGGCGTGGGTTTTAAGAGACCGTGTCGGATGAATAAGAATTTCCTTATGAAGATGTAGTGGAAACTTATCAAAAATCGAGGTGATCTATGGTGCAAAGTGCTTCTTGGTAAGTATGATAGACATATTGATCTATTGTTCTCTAATAACAGTGTTTTTCTCATCAGCATTCCAAAGTTACATCAACACCACACTTTCTATGTGTGATGTCTTCAATAAAGATGGGGAATTAGAATCTGAGCTTCTTATGTAACAATTTAACGGTAAATGTTGTAACTTGAGTGCTTTCCTTACCATCCTCATCTAATGTGGACGAGGCTGACACTTTGGGCTAGGAAGGTACTAACACTCACCAGTTTTCCATTCAAAGGGCTTATGTACAAACTGGTAACATTCAATCTACAATGGAAGACTCTTTGGAGTGGAAAGGACCCCCATCACTTATAAAACTTTTATCTGGTTGGTTGTTCATAAGTGTTTGCTCACAAATTCTTGCAGAAGGAAGTAGGGAATGAGAATTTCTTATGTTTGTACTAATTGTGGGTGATATGTTGAGACAACCCTCCATGTATTTTGAGATTATGTTGTTGCTACCCAGGTTTGGCTTTGCCTTATTCCATCTAGTCTTATgactattttcttttcttttgtttgcaGAGATTAGATTTTCAATAACATCAAAGGAGACAAATCAAAGGTTACAATAAGAAATTTGGATCTTGTGACGTCCTTTAAGCTGAAATGTGGACATGTAACTTAGATTGGATACGGCTTAGAAGAAGAGCATTTTTTATCTCGTCGTAGAAAGTGATTCTAATATTCTACTTTAATAAGGCACGTTCAAAATCTTTTGGCTTTGAGTTTGGgtatcaaattttattatacTTGAAAAGGGAAAGAAATCGATTTGCTGATTGACTAATTAAGTTTAATCTTTCTTTAGACTTTTTAAATTGTAGAAGTGTATATACTCCTTTCGATGAGCTTTATAGACTACTTTAGACTTTCGCtctcttttctattttaaaataaaatacagaTTCCAATCTTTAGAgaataaaaatcaaagcaaaatattttacaaagaaaaaaaagtaaaatcttATTTTGCATGAATTGAAACAACATCTGTGCTTAGAAAAGTAATATTATTGTCAagttaacaacaacaacaacaaattggCTCAAGTGGTAAGGGACTTGAGTCCCTTAAATATGTGGTCATGAGTCCGATTTTTCTAACTCATacgtataaaaaaaatctgattggAAGGAGAGAACTCGCCTTTTATACCCCACACATTATCTGATAGAGATTAATCATGGTTAATCGGCGGTGAAAAATTCATACCATATCATGATAACccaaaaatatatctaattcaACAATAAATTGATACATGGTGTAAGATATTTGAATCACTTAAACAAGTTGCCGGAGatttatatttatctctctTGTATGGAGAAATTTCACTTGAAAAGagaaaattcattaaaaaattaataaagttcACTTTATAAGTTAAATCAACTATTACCAATATCTTTTATAATATAACTTTATTTCAATAAGGCGCACAATCTcatatataagtaaaaatgaTTGAACTTAACAAAAACGTTCTTAAAACccttgaaaaaaaatcttaaaaacagATAGagaaaaatttgaatgaaattatagaaaatattttacaatattagTTAATATCAATCGAcaagaaaatatttgtttatattaatttttttgtcacatGGTTTGGTGATTAGGTTCATACACTTTAAATGGTGAGAAGTAAAAAATCACTACAAAATAATATCATTGATAACCACCAACTTATATACACTTATAGGACAAAATTTTCATAAgactataaaattatttattcaatttatcaTAGTAATTAGGAACTTGAAAAAATCATTAGAACTTAATTTATATATACCGTAAATATACATATAACTtaattcaatcaatcaaatgaatgattaaaattaaaagcttAATCATCTTAAAATTATGATTGTTTGACaatataaaatttctttaaaaatctcataaattttttgaggttataatgaaaattttagttttgaaaaaaaaaaaaaactttttagtcAAAATGGTTATTATAATCTTTTTAGTCGAAACTAcgagataataataaaaaaaattcctcaaATAAATAATTCTATATAAGCTGTCAAAAAATGTACTCATTTAatctcaaaataataaatatacataaattataaaatataattaatattggaTAGAGACTAAAAATTATGAGTTGCTTTATGAAAATACTTTTCCTTACTGAGAtaactaaattaaaataaatgaaaaaaatatacagtaataaatagtaaatgatataataaaaaataaataattcctctataaaaataataaaaaataaacatttagacataaaatgatttataattttgtctCATGAATTTAATTCAGTTGGTGAGATCAGTGCATAatattagagctgtcaaaacgggcgatCCGGCCCTAGCGGGCTTCGGGTTTCagcgggccgggccaaaaagcccggctgacaaaacgggcttgaaatatactacccgagcccggccctacacgggccgcgggctaaacgggccggcccatattaaaaattatatatttttttattttaaaaaagtactataaaacactgctataatttttttataaataatatttttaatatgttatggttatagatatttatatattcgatctttaaaactataaataacgaaatgaataaatataattttatattacatttatatttgtgttaattcattgaattttcacttttgttttttactttgataatcaactaagtaaataattatttgaaaaatatatataatttatagaatttttttttgttatgcgagctaacgggctacccgcggcccattcgggctagccctaacgggtaccgggcttttaaAGGCCGGGCTAAAAAATCCTATTAAAATTcaggctcaatattttaggcccaaaccctatatttattcgggctaaacaGACcagcccgttttgacagctctacataatatatgcaaggttctggttcaaaccccaacttaaaaaataaatgatttataattttggaaCAAACATATTTTGTCAAAGTGACGTGTCATTtcctctaaaaacaaaaaagtgacATGTAATTTGGGATCTTGTGAGAAATAAATATGGAAAATAAAAGTTTTGTGTTGaccaaatattaaaaaaagaagtaaaataataatttgtttgaatTAGACAGATCTAATCTACTCCTATTAgcgaaaaataatttaaagatttcGCCGCCGTGTTCCCTCCGTCGTCCTCATCGGAGAATCTCTCTCTCTGAAACAAaggttctttctctctctctctctagctgtTGCATTTGACTTTGCATCCTTATTCCTATTAAGACTTCTCTTTTATCTTTTCCTTCGTTTTCACAATACACTCTTCACATTACTGCTTCTCACGTTCCTTCCATTTTCCATTGACCCATTTTCATTCTTCCTTACCGTAATTTCATCCATTTCCtttcaattttccattttctgTTATAATTTGTATGTATAAAAATGTAGAGTGTTTTCTACTCTtgatttttgaagtgttttttaagttttgaatttttataatgacgtgtttttcttcattttcacgatttcattcttttttatatatgttttagcGATAAGATTCTATTCTTAatgtttggtttttgtttttctctatcTACTTCACTAGTATGTCTGTTAttatgtttcattttttattttacaaattaaacatttattttgattgtttaTGTTTGATGATAAGAATGATTTAAAACTTTATAGGTATTtagtttgattatgaaatagTTGATTGTTGATTAGGATCACATAATGCAGAATAATTGTTAAACCTCATAATGTTATTGCATCTTGGCAAgatttaattgataaatttatttcaattttgtctGGCTAATTAATGGTCTTGCCCCCGTGATTTTAAACAATGGTCACAGTAATAGTTGCAGTTGTGTCGTGATCCTTCATATTTCAAAGAATTGCGGTCAAATGTGGCTGATGTGGCTTAATTACGGTCACATTGCGGTTTTGAAACTGTCAAGAAGAGCGGTGGATTATAGTAAGGAGGGTAGATCAGACGGAGGGTAGTTAAATCACTAGAGATAGAAGTCTAGAAAAACTATTAAGAGAAACTATCAGGAACGATTTGGAGATTAACGAGTTGGATGAAAATGTGGTTTTTGATAAACGTTATGGCGTCGTTTGATTCATATAGTgtacttagtgggataaggcttgattattgttgatgtatTGTGGTTTTGAAACATAAGAATCCGTTATATTGCGGCCCAGATTGCAGTTGCGgacttttatttaaaaccatatTCTTGccatttaaattttgattgtaCCAGTGCACTCTGAAATGTTCTTTAACTtcttttagtttgatttttggaTGCACTAAAGGGTTTTATTTATTCTGCTGATGTgagaaatttgtttatttacaGATCTGAGAGTTTGTTTGTTCTATCAAGAACTGAGGAAGGTTCAAGCACATGATATTTTGATATCTTTCTGTCTGATAGGAAGACCATGGCACGAGCTTCACCGTTACTGATGATATGTTTGGTTCTTGGTTCTTCCTTTGCTACTTATAATTTGGTGACAATGATAATCCACTATGGATCGGCAGATAGTTTAGCTACCGAGGATGGTGGATTGTTTTTTGACCCTATCGTTGAGATGCCTGAACATGTGAAGAACACAAAAACATCTAAAGCACCGTTTCATATTGCGTTGACTGCAACTGATGCCATCTACAACAAATGGCAATGCCGTATCATGTACTACTGGTATAAGAAGCAAAGGAGTCTACCTGGATCAGAGATGGGAGGATTCACTAGAATTTTACATTCTGGAAAGGCTGACAACTTGATGGATGAAATTCCTACTGTTGTTGTTGATCCACTTCCGGAAGGTCTAGACCGGGTGAGGCCGCTAACCATGACTTTCAGTTATACATTTATACATGTTTTGAATATATCTACTGACGTAAGCACTTGTAAAATTGTTTAGTAGAGTTtatcaaaatagcttatgacatgtaCATAAACTGTTAGAAGCTGTTCTTCATATCCATGATAAGTGGTAATGCTATAAGCACTTAGCTGTTTGTCCAAACAAGGTCCTAGTCTAGCATACTTCCATGCCAGTTAAGGTCCATTTtaacatttgaaaataaaaggaatGCGGTTTTCGACTAGCATACCTTGGTGAAAGAAGTAAAATCCGACAAAATAATTTGGTATCGCTGAAAAATTCAAGGGATGATATCAGATTGAGGAATGGGGTAATCATTGAATACAACAATTATATGCTTTCAGTTGTGTGCTTGAATTTTAAAGGTAGTAAAGATATGTAAATTTATGCGTCTTTTCCTTTTGTTTGCCGAAGGTAGAAATAGTATATGCTCGGTATTGCAGAATTTAGTGTTAAGGTTTGcaggaaaaaatattttgtgcATCAGTTTGGAGTTCCAATCATTTATAAAATGTATTGGTTTAGGAAGTTACTGTGATAAGGCTTCAAGTCCACAAAGACACATTATCCGGAAAGTCTATTGTAGGAAACATAAGACTTAGTTTTAATGATTTCCATGTTAAGACTCTCCTATTATTGATAGATTGATTTATTCTTGTTTTCCATCagtaaatacaatttaaatattttttgacacATTGCTTAATCTTTGCAGGGATACGTCGTTCTGAATAGACCATGGGCCTTTGTTCAGTGGCTGGAAAAGGCTAACATAGAAGAAGAGTTAGATCTCTTATCCTAAGTGATCTATGTTTTAGTTGACAATAATATAAATTGACTTAGTTTCTTTGCTTTTGATGCAGATATATTTTAATGGCAGAACCTGATCACGTATTTGTACGCCCTCTTCCCAATCTGGCATTTGGAGAAAATCCAGCTGCTTTTCCATTTTTCTACATTAAGcctaaagaaaatgaaaaaatcgtAAGGAAGTATTATCCTGAGGAGAATGGACCGGTTACAAATGTTGATCCGATTGGCAATTCTCCTGTAATTATCAGAAAGGTGGAATCTCTTTCAGAAACTTCTATTTAATTGCATTGGATTAATACCTGTTCTTCATGGTTGAATAAACATCCCCTGTCCTTAACATTGTTCAGGTTTACTAATTTTATCAGTTATTGGTGCACTTGTTATCTATGTTGCATCATCACTTCAAATTAAAGGCGTGTCCGGAGTCTGACACGTGTCAGCCGACATGACACCGACACTTGTGATTTCATTCAATTActtccattttctcaaattattacagTTTCGACGTGTCTGTGTCGTGTATGGTGTCTGGTATCCATTTATGTGTCATGTCCGGTGTCTCTGGTTCATAGTTCGTTGTGTTGAAAGATCTCAATGCCTACATTCAATATAGACTTATATTTCACTGTGCTAGCTTGAATTTTTGAATATGCTGGTTCATTAAGACCGGGCGAGTGAATACTTTTAGCTCACACGGTGAGGGGtgcatatttttctttctttcaggaTTTGATTGCCAAAATTGCTCCCACATGGATGAATATTTCTATGAAGATGAAAGAGGACCCGGAGACCGATAAAGCTTTTGGATGGGTGCTGGAAATGTATGTCTTACCTATTAACCGACATATGTTGCAGATTCTTTTTGTTCTTGAAATGGTATTGATAGTTTGATGCTGACATTGTGTTATGTATTCTGGAACCAAGGTATGGTTATGCTGTTGCATCTGCCCTGCATGGCGTGAGACATATTCTGCGAAAAGATTTCATGCTACAGGTTCGATATTAACATCCTATAGATATAGCTCTTGATGTTTGTTTAGTTATAATGTTATCAGCTCAAATGGTTACCAACTATTACGCATACCCAACTCTTATTTTGCTTCTTGTATGTGACTTTTCAGCCCCCATGGGATACCGAAACTTTCAATAAGTACATTATTCATTATACTTACGGGTGTGACTACAATCTAAAGGTACATTATTTCTCCCAATCCTTGAATGGAAAAATTATGGTATTTGAATactagcaacaacaacaagaatcaaacCTTTTCCCTTCTGAAAACTTCTTGATTTTGTTACTATGCCATGGAACTTTGCTTTAGCTGGTGTGAACTTTTGAAATACACCACTAGCTACTTGTCATGTCAtagattatatgtttttttttctttctggtaCTTGTCTTAATATTGTTTCATAATACTCAGGGTGAATTGACTTACGGTAAAATTGGTGAGTGGAGATTTGACAAAAGATCACATCTGCGAGGACCACCACCAAGAAACTTGCCATTACCCCCTCCAGGTGTTCCTGAAAGTGTGGTATGTCTACAGCTTAATAGTTTATTTACGAAATTCATCTTATTAGGATAATATTTAGCAAGAAATGCTTTCCATTATACACACggcttaatttaaaaaaaaatctcaataaagTCATGTTGTTTTCATTTCCCTTACATGGAAGGTGAGAAGAAATGCATCTTTTCCCATGTATTATCTATTGTGAAACACTAAAGAAATCAGCTTCTAGTGCTGCCTGACATTAGGatactataattaaaaatgtgatttgttaCCATGTATGTGCTTGATAAATGTTACCAAGCCATCTTTTGATTCGCTTGTAGGTAGAACATCTCAAATCTTTTTATAGTGTTAAATAGAGAAATATTCTTGTGCATCATGGTGCGACTTACTCCCCTAGATGTTGTAGGTTGTTTCCTAACAGCTACTGTCAGACTAGAAAGAGGTGATTGACGAAACAGTCTAATAGCAAATGATACCTCTCTTATCGAGTGGAATTCCTTGGGTTAAACATTCATCTATTGTTATGTTAGTGACCATTGTCAAGTATGATATCCCTCGTGGGCTCTCCTTCAGCCTCTAAAGATAATTTTAGATCATATGCTTTCAGTGTAACATTTCCTTTCTAGTTCATCTTGTTGACGTTATGAGATTTTGGATAGAAGGATGAGTGAaataataacaaacataatTATATAGCATCTAGATGGGAATATCTACATTCAGCCTCCCCGGTGCTTATCTAACAGTTGCTTTTCTAGTTCATTGGTCTTACTTCTATAAtataaagtatatattttttatccagTAGCAAAACCATTGCATTATCTAACCTGTTATTTGTTTCCTATAATGTTTTCAGGCGACTCTTGTAAAGATGGTGAATGAGGCTTCTGCTAACATCCCCAACTGGGATacattgtaaatatattttttttctttctattcatCATGATATTTGAAGTACATGTTTTTCCAGTTACAGAAAAAGTGTAGACATCGAGgcaataatttatatttttctcgtGTGTTTAGTCATAGAATCATAGATCAATTTGCACCAAATACCTCACTATACACCTTTTAATACAACTATTTAAATGAAGGATTATATCTTGTTTTCGGGGTGATATTCTTGAATGACATTTTGGCGTAGCACAATGCCGATAGTATCGTCAAAGGGGGCAAATTTTTGTACCCCTGTTTTCGCGCTATTACACTTtggtttatattttcattttctgttTTGTCCTTGCTCGGATTAGAGTATACATCTGAACAGGGTTCATCTAAAAGTATACATGTGGAGTCGATGTTTGGATTTACATTTTCTGGATTGAAGTAATACTGAAAAATGAGTCTGTGGTTGATGGTGCTGGTTGTTATTTGGAGATCTTTTGATCCATTATTATGTCGTGATGTGTCTGTACAAATTGTAAAACATACCATGATACCTTATGTTAAGATGTCCAGAAACATGTCATGAATccatttcaagtttcaaccattGTCCTCAAAAAACCACATAACATACAAGTAAACATTATAAGTTAATGTTAATTTACAAAATCAGACCAATCTATATTAGAGATTCCCTCAGGCATGTTTCCagcaaacccaaaaaaaaaagtcacattGAGGTGTATCaactttatcattttaaattatgtttttgagtTAATAACAACTTCATCAGATGATCAACACTCTAGTTAGCTGTTAGCTTCATTGTAAGTATGAATAACACTacattcttcatcatcttcaacatgtTTTTGAGAGAATAAAGAGCATTGTCCTTTTTTAGTCACCAgcaagtaaaaaatatttttccctCCCACTCGTTGTGATACATGAAATTGATCTAAAACATATAAGAATCATAATGTttcttaattattataaaaaataatgttatgttTCTAAGTATATGTTAcgctaaaacaattttttttttttaataattacatgaaagtaaggtttttttttagtaaataataaCAGATGTCATAGTATTATCGTTTTCACAAAAtattatcaattaaaatatattgaatatttAACAGAATATAATATTGAATCTTATTCAAGAAAGCCATTAAACACTATACAAGAGTTGTTCTCCAGgagaaatataatattgtaattATAATGAAATACACCAAATCGCTTACATAGTGTTGAGAATAGTGGTATcaataaattggattttttttttcttttcatttgtgGATTGCACTGAGTGTTGCATCAGAAGGTATTAGTATAAGTGTGGGAGAAAGATATCAATGAGGGCGTGAATATGTTATGTGTCTTAAAAGATATATCATGCATCCTGGACTGTGTATGTAATTGCTTTAGCTTTCATGGGAGGTCAAACATATGATCATCTGTGTCATATCATGGGAGGTCAAACATATGATCATCTGTGTCATATCATGGGAGGAGATGTCTTCCAGATAACGTTTGTGTACCTATTTATTGGTTTTTATGTTCCTTTCTTATGTATAAATTGATTTTCCTAGGATTAGGTAATCACATGTGTTTTATGTCTTGCAACATAAATTCCATGATTGATCTATTAtcttatgttcttcttcagGATAACATTATTAGAGACGTTCTCACATGCTTTTTACCTGGTTACTATGTTCCAAAGTGATTCAGATTCTAGTCTAAGTGCATCTATTTGTCAATGCATCCAAACATCTCATTTTAGGACTAGTAAGAACACAATATCATGGTTAAAAATTAATCTATATCATAAATTTATCACATTTCCTTGCACTATACGATGCACATTCATGATCatacgatatatatatatatatatatatatatatatatatatatattcattgttcTTAATACTTATGTATTATCTTTAATGTTTTTTGACTAATAACCCCTCATTGTCAGTCAATGATTCAAATTGGGTAAGGAATGTGTTCATGTTATTTTATATAGTCTTCAACAATTTTATGGTAGGTAAAACTATTGGACCAATATTCCTATTTTCGAAATTATTTTAGAGAGAAAGCAAATAGTCTATCAGATcataaataatttgataaatcTTGGTTCCTTTTGCTTcaagatattttaatttaattcttcaTATAAATGTTTTGTGAAAGGTTGAAATGTGACATCCTAAGCCtttcattgaaaattattttttagacttaatttaatttaaatcagctgcaaaaatcattcataaataatttattttattaagtatcTAAAATTtgggtttagggtgttacattaATGGTATCAAAGACTAATTTATCAAATCAAACATTtataaattcataaaagtttgaTGTCTATACTACTTGTGGCGGTGCATCAGCCAAATAGAAGTGCATATCTCCCATAACTGCAGGgagaaattcatttttatatattgattcTACAGTCACGGTTTCACCATCATCAATCTTCATTGAACCTAATTTTGGATAACATACAGACATTCCAACAAGGTAACCTTCCTCATTCCCTGCTTCTTTTCCCGTTCCATATGTTGGTGTCGATGTACACAAAATCCTTCCATCCTAATTAATTaatggaaaacaaaaaaaattaataaagcaCTATCACGGGATTAATTTGACTATAtatgaaattaagaaaatttattaccgtttaagaaataaaatgagaaaACATAACCAAATTTAGTCAAATGAATAATATTAAACTTTACCTGTCCGTATAATGTTGCATTAATAACACCTGTATGCGCATGACCAGTGGCGTAGATAAGATAACCACCTTTCTTCATAGGGATGCTTGCTTTTTGAACGTGGAAGAGGTTTGTACTATTATTTTCTGTAATAGTAAACTCTGCCTGTAATAAATTTAGAAATCTTCGTGGATCACTTGTTTCTAACgtgcaaataattaaaaaaaactattatcatTAGGTTTAAGAAAttatcttgttttgtttttacaagaaaatgatagttttttgtATTCTATGATAGTAAATAGAGTTTCAATAAGCCTCCTACTAAGGTTTTCAAACCCAATTGCCTAAGCCACATATTGGtcatgacataatttaattaaccacaaaaaataaaaaataataatttaaattatttacttACCCGACAATCGTGGATTGTTTCAGAACCATTTGTTGTCACCCGATCAGTGACGTCAAGTACATAAAATCTAACTGCAGATTGGTGTTGGTCCCAGTTAACCCAGGTTATGTTGTATCTTATGGCAAGATTTCTCCTTGGTGCTTGAAATCCCTTTCTCATTTTGCACTGAAATTTATCTTGGCAACAAAGGACTCCTGCTTTATATTCAGGAGTCACTTTTCCATGGAATCCAACTGTCACATCATAAAAATTTTCAGGGAGATTA from Medicago truncatula cultivar Jemalong A17 chromosome 8, MtrunA17r5.0-ANR, whole genome shotgun sequence includes the following:
- the LOC11445746 gene encoding uncharacterized protein, with product MYNIEFPKGHVGIKSFDVDLVDEHGNFVPLHETYIHHWFILKYIIKKNMSMSQDPNDHTKPSGDLIYKRNDGTCNNGILPHQWSSGSETRGTSTKLPYPFAVEIGNPADITEGWEEQWLLGVLVIDTRGVENKKICTQCRCDQFNLPENFYDVTVGFHGKVTPEYKAGVLCCQDKFQCKMRKGFQAPRRNLAIRYNITWVNWDQHQSAVRFYVLDVTDRVTTNGSETIHDCRAEFTITENNSTNLFHVQKASIPMKKGGYLIYATGHAHTGVINATLYGQDGRILCTSTPTYGTGKEAGNEEGYLVGMSVCYPKLGSMKIDDGETVTVESIYKNEFLPAVMGDMHFYLADAPPQVV
- the LOC11443987 gene encoding hydroxyproline O-arabinosyltransferase RDN2 isoform X1 — encoded protein: MARASPLLMICLVLGSSFATYNLVTMIIHYGSADSLATEDGGLFFDPIVEMPEHVKNTKTSKAPFHIALTATDAIYNKWQCRIMYYWYKKQRSLPGSEMGGFTRILHSGKADNLMDEIPTVVVDPLPEGLDRGYVVLNRPWAFVQWLEKANIEEEYILMAEPDHVFVRPLPNLAFGENPAAFPFFYIKPKENEKIVRKYYPEENGPVTNVDPIGNSPVIIRKDLIAKIAPTWMNISMKMKEDPETDKAFGWVLEMYGYAVASALHGVRHILRKDFMLQPPWDTETFNKYIIHYTYGCDYNLKGELTYGKIGEWRFDKRSHLRGPPPRNLPLPPPGVPESVATLVKMVNEASANIPNWDTL